AGAACAGATTTATACCGAAAAAAAGTTTTTTCAACTTTTTCGGATAAATCTGTTTTTTTATGCTCAAAATTGGGTAATAATACTTTGTCACTTAAGCAACTCACCAAGCAAATGGATATAGCGGTTAATACTTGAGTCCGTTATACAACGGCTCTTTTTGTTATTTGCGAGACAATGAATAAGGTGAGTAATTCTGAATAGGGGGAACGTATTTGTGATTGAATTCAAAGGTGTTAAGAAAGTGTATGATGATGGCTTCGAGGCATTAAAAGGGATAAACCTTGAAATCAAGCGAGGCGAAATAACGGTATTTATCGGACCTTCGGGATGTGGGAAAACGACGACGATGAGAATGATTAACCGATTGAATGTACCTTCACACGGGCAGATTCTAATCAATGGCGATGATATTTCCAAGATGGATGCGGTTGAGCTTAGACGGAAGATCGGATATGTCATTCAAAGTGTAGGTCTGTTCCCGAATATGACAATTGCAAAAAATGTCGGGGTTGTACCTCGTCTGCAGAAATGGGATAAGGAAAAAATCGATAGCCGAGTGAATGAACTGATGAACCAGGTTAGGCTAAGTCCTGAGACATTTGGAAATCGTTATCCTTCAGAGCTCAGCGGAGGTCAACAGCAGCGGATAGGAGTTATTCGTGCTCTTGCTGCTGATCCGGACATTATCCTCTTAGATGAACCATTCAGTGCCTTGGACCCCATCAGTCGTGAAGAGCTCCAGGATGAACTCATCCGACTGCAGACAGAGGTCAAGAAGACGATTGTGTTCGTTACGCATGATATGGACGAAGCGATTAAGCTTGCGGATACCATTGTGCTTATGAAGGATGGTCAGATTGAACAGGTCGGGACACCGGACCAAATCTTGCGTCATCCTGCGAGTCCTTTTGTCGAAAGCTTCATTGGTAAGAACCGGATGATCTCAAATAATGACAGTGACTTCCCGAATGTTGAGGAGGTCATGATCGATAATCCTGCTACCGCATTCCCGACCCGGGGAATTGCTGAATCTGTAACGATCCTTCAAAGACGCAAGGTTGACTCCCTCGTTATTGTCGACAAATCCAAGCGTCTCCTCGGTACGGTTACGATCTATCAATTAATCAAGCATTACCGTGAGGAAGATAAGAAGATTGCGGATATTATGACTCCTGTAGAGCATGTGGTGCAGCGTGGAACTTCGGTTACGACCGCGCTGGCGATTCTGAATGAGCATCATTTATCCAATCTGCCTGTGGTAGATGAGCATGGACAATTCCTTGGTCTCATTACAAGGGGGAGCGTGGTGAGACTGCTGGCGGATGTGTATACTCCGGATACAGAGGAGGCAGATGCCAATGCAAATCTTTGATGCGATAGCGAATTTCTTTGTATTTGTAGGTGAGCGATACCCTGATATCCTCAGTGCTGCAGGACAGCATGCGCTCATTGCGCTGATTGCAACACTGCTCGGGATTGTGGTCGCCATTCCAGTCGCAATCATGATATCAAGAAGCGAGATCAAATGGCTCAACTCGATTGTGTTTAGCGTAGCTAATCTGTTTCAGACGATACCAAGTCTGGCACTGCTCGCACTGATGATTCCGCTCTTCGGCATTGGAATGACACCCGCGGTTATCGCGTTGTTTCTGTATTCCCTACTGCCCTTGCTGCGGAATACTTACGCGGGCTTACAATCTGTAGACCCAGCACTCCGGGACGCATCGAAGGGAATGGGCTATAGCAGACTTCAGAGCTTATTCCAGATCGAGCTCCCTTTAGCTGTTCCATACATCATGTCAGGAATCCGAATTACGACCGTTTATATTATCAGTTGGACCACCCTTGCAGGCCTTGTTGGAGCCGGTGGCCTTGGCCAATTAATTGTGTCAGGTCTAGGCGTGAATAAGACGGAGCTGATTGTAGCAGGTGCCATTTCGGCCATTCTTTTTGCATTGCTGGCTGACCTCGTGTTAAGCCTTGTCGAGAAAGCATTCACACCAAAAAAGAATAGTGCCAAA
This sequence is a window from Paenibacillus urinalis. Protein-coding genes within it:
- a CDS encoding betaine/proline/choline family ABC transporter ATP-binding protein (Members of the family are the ATP-binding subunit of ABC transporters for substrates such as betaine, L-proline or other amino acids, choline, carnitine, etc. The substrate specificity is best determined from the substrate-binding subunit, rather than this subunit, as it interacts with the permease subunit and not with substrate directly.), whose amino-acid sequence is MIEFKGVKKVYDDGFEALKGINLEIKRGEITVFIGPSGCGKTTTMRMINRLNVPSHGQILINGDDISKMDAVELRRKIGYVIQSVGLFPNMTIAKNVGVVPRLQKWDKEKIDSRVNELMNQVRLSPETFGNRYPSELSGGQQQRIGVIRALAADPDIILLDEPFSALDPISREELQDELIRLQTEVKKTIVFVTHDMDEAIKLADTIVLMKDGQIEQVGTPDQILRHPASPFVESFIGKNRMISNNDSDFPNVEEVMIDNPATAFPTRGIAESVTILQRRKVDSLVIVDKSKRLLGTVTIYQLIKHYREEDKKIADIMTPVEHVVQRGTSVTTALAILNEHHLSNLPVVDEHGQFLGLITRGSVVRLLADVYTPDTEEADANANL
- a CDS encoding ABC transporter permease; protein product: MQIFDAIANFFVFVGERYPDILSAAGQHALIALIATLLGIVVAIPVAIMISRSEIKWLNSIVFSVANLFQTIPSLALLALMIPLFGIGMTPAVIALFLYSLLPLLRNTYAGLQSVDPALRDASKGMGYSRLQSLFQIELPLAVPYIMSGIRITTVYIISWTTLAGLVGAGGLGQLIVSGLGVNKTELIVAGAISAILFALLADLVLSLVEKAFTPKKNSAKANA